A stretch of the Pangasianodon hypophthalmus isolate fPanHyp1 chromosome 28, fPanHyp1.pri, whole genome shotgun sequence genome encodes the following:
- the LOC113524526 gene encoding TRIO and F-actin-binding protein isoform X1: MMSALLLRWVLLLVFPAFSHQASGLFSVKVQSPVSGHLGSSVSLHCALANSMDVRHLDVRWYRPKMSDTPMLLYENGQIQKSPVDVQYQGRVFLLGELKKGDVSLKLQNLTLADRGDYVCHVSSDNWYDKATVSLRVRAVGSVPVLSLHEAEGGKLNVSCQSHGWLPEPSITWTDKDGKDLKHLSNVKFTNNFEGFLDVSSWLIVSPSESEWISCSVGFSDQERKEGRIIPHTPTGNTNSWKESFIVTLILLLLCITGFAVYHLLQKKGLIDSMKKRKEGRQEILSEHEPLNESYEENEDDNDTSAAVTDHSTVVGDLKQQISSEQQNHEAVKKQVAGQTDSNTEGPGDTGGTLSEDKSLNNTSQKDDPEAPAPAPDHSAVLGGRTDSTTEGPGDTGGTPSEDKSLDNTSQKDDPEAPAPAPDHSAVLGGLTDSTTEGPGDTGGTLSEDKSLNNTSQKDDPETPAPAPDHSAVLGGWTDSTTEGPGDTGGTLSEDKSLDNTSQKDDPETPAPAPDHPVVLGGLTDSTTEGPGDTGGTPSEDKSLNNTSQKDDPEAPAAAPDHPVVLGGWTDSTTEGPGDTGGTLSEDKSLDNTSQKDDPEAPAPAPDHSAVLGGWTDSTTEGPGDTGGTPSEDKSLNNTSQKDDPEAPAAAPDHPVVLGGLTDSTTEGPVDTGGTLSEDKSLDNTSQKDDPETPAPAPDHPVVLGGLTDSTTEGPGDTGGTPSEDKSLNNTSQKDDPEAPAAAPDHPVVLGGRTDSTTEGPVDTGGTLSEDKSLDNTSQKDDPEAPAAAPDHPVVLGGWTDSTTEGPGDTGGTLSEDKSLDNTSQKDDPETPAPAPDHPVVLGGLTDSTTEGPGDTGGTLSEDKSLNNTSQKDDPEAPAAAPDHPVVLGGLTDSTTEGPGDTGGTLSEDKSLNNTSQKDDPETPAPAPDHSAVLGGLTDSSTKGTEDTRGLTDSRTKGPEDPRETESMKSSAESKQS; the protein is encoded by the exons ATGATGTCGG CTCTTCTACTGAGATGGGTTTTGCTGTTAGTTTTTCCAGCTTTCAGTCACCAAGCTTCTG GATTATTTTCAGTGAAGGTTCAGTCTCCAGTCTCAGGGCACCTTGGTTCCTCTGTGTCTCTACACTGTGCTCTTGCAAACAGTATGGATGTGCGACACCTCGATGTGCGCTGGTACCGTCCCAAAATGTCTGACACCCCGATGCTGCTCTATGAAAACGGACAGATCCAGAAGAGTCCTGTAGATGTTCAGTACCAGGGCAGAGTGTTCCTGTTAGGAGAACTGAAGAAAGGAGACGTCTCTCTGAAACTGCAGAACCTGACGCTAGCAGATAGAGGAGACTATGTGTGCCATGTGAGCAGTGATAACTGGTACGACAAGGCCACAGTGTCCCTCAGAGTGAGAG cggtGGGATCTGTTCCTGTCCTCTCCTTACATGAAGCAGAAGGAGGAAAGCTAAACGTTAGCTGTCAATCACATGGTTGGCTCCCGGAACCATCAATCACCTGGACAGATAAAGACGGGAAAGATCTGAAACATCTCAGCAATGTCAAGTTCACCAACA attTTGAAGGGTTTTTAGATGTGAGCTCGTGGCTGATTGTGTCTCCCTCTGAGTCTGAGTGGATCTCCTGCTCTGTGGGTTTCTCTGATCAGGAGAGAAAAGAAGGCAGAATAATTCCACACACTCCTACAGGAAACACAA ATTCCTGGAAAGAATCCTTTATAGTGACTCTCATACTTTTGCTGCTGTGTATCACCGGATTTGCAGTGTACCATCTTCTACAGAAAAAAG gTCTGATTGACTccatgaaaaagagaaaagaaggtAGACAAG AAATTCTATCAGAACATGAACCTCTGAATGAGTCCTATGAGGAGAATGAGGATGACAATGACACTTCAGCTGCAGTTACAGATCATTCCACTGTGGTTGGAG ATCTCAAACAGCAGATATCATCTGAACAGCAGAATCATGAAGCAGTGAAAAAACAAGTTGCAG gTCAGACTGACTCCAACACAGAGGGACCCGGAGATACAGGAG GAACTCTGTCAGAGGATAAATCTCTGAACAACACTAGTCAGAAGGATGATCCTgaagctccagctccagctccagatCATTCCGCTGTGCTTGGAG GTCGGACTGACTCCACCACAGAGGGACCCGGAGATACAGGAG GAACTCCGTCAGAGGATAAATCTCTGGACAACACTAGTCAGAAGGATGATCCTgaagctccagctccagctccagatCATTCCGCTGTGCTTGGAG GTCTCACTGACTCCACCACAGAGGGACCCGGAGATACAGGAG GAACTCTGTCAGAGGATAAATCTTTGAACAACACTAGTCAGAAGGATGATCCTGaaactccagctccagctccagatCATTCCGCTGTGCTTGGAG gTTGGACTGACTCCACCACAGAGGGACCCGGAGATACAGGAG GAACTCTGTCAGAGGATAAATCTCTGGACAACACTAGTCAGAAGGATGATCCTGaaactccagctccagctccagatCATCCCGTTGTGCTTGGAG GTCTCACTGACTCCACCACAGAGGGACCCGGAGATACAGGAG GAACTCCGTCAGAGGATAAATCTCTGAACAACACTAGTCAGAAGGATGATCCTGAAGCTCCAGCTGCAGCTCCAGATCATCCCGTTGTGCTTGGAG gTTGGACTGACTCCACCACAGAGGGACCCGGAGATACAGGAG GAACTCTGTCAGAGGATAAATCTCTGGACAACACTAGTCAGAAGGATGATCCTgaagctccagctccagctccagatCATTCCGCTGTGCTTGGAG gTTGGACTGACTCCACCACAGAGGGACCCGGAGATACAGGAG GAACTCCGTCAGAGGATAAATCTCTGAACAACACTAGTCAGAAGGATGATCCTGAAGCTCCAGCTGCAGCTCCAGATCATCCCGTTGTGCTTGGAG GTCTCACTGACTCCACCACAGAGGGACCCGTAGATACAGGAG GAACTCTGTCAGAGGATAAATCTCTGGACAACACTAGTCAGAAGGATGATCCTGaaactccagctccagctccagatCATCCCGTTGTGCTTGGAG gTCTCACTGACTCCACCACAGAGGGACCCGGAGATACAGGAG GAACTCCGTCAGAGGATAAATCTCTGAACAACACTAGTCAGAAGGATGATCCTGAAGCTCCAGCTGCAGCTCCAGATCATCCCGTTGTGCTTGGAG gTCGGACTGACTCCACCACAGAGGGACCCGTAGATACAGGAG GAACTCTGTCAGAGGATAAATCTCTGGACAACACTAGTCAGAAGGATGATCCTGAAGCTCCAGCTGCAGCTCCAGATCATCCCGTTGTGCTTGGAG gTTGGACTGACTCCACCACAGAGGGACCCGGAGATACAGGAG GAACTCTGTCAGAGGATAAATCTCTGGACAACACTAGTCAGAAGGATGATCCTGaaactccagctccagctccagatCATCCCGTTGTGCTTGGAG gTCTCACTGACTCCACCACAGAGGGACCCGGAGATACAGGAG GAACTCTGTCAGAGGATAAATCTCTGAACAACACTAGTCAGAAGGATGATCCTGAAGCTCCAGCTGCAGCTCCAGATCATCCCGTTGTGCTTGGAG GTCTCACTGACTCCACCACAGAGGGACCCGGAGATACAGGAG GAACTCTGTCAGAGGATAAATCTCTGAACAACACTAGTCAGAAGGATGATCCTGaaactccagctccagctccagatCATTCCGCTGTGCTTGGAG GACTCACTGACTCCAGCACAAAGGGAACAGAAGATACAAGAG GTCTGACTGACTCCAGGACAAAGGGGCCAGAAGATCCAAGAG AAACTGAATCAATGAAGTCGTCAGCAGAATCTAAACAAAGCTGA